The genomic region GGATGTCGTCTTCAATGCGGATGCCGATGCCTTCTTCCGGAATGTACAGTCCGGGTTCGAGGGTGAGCACCATTCCTTTTTTGAAGGGGGTGTATTTACTTCCGACATCGTGCACATCCAGCCCGATCGGATGGGATACGCCGTGCATCAGGAATTTGAAAGACAGCGGTTTGTCAGGATCCTGCCGGTCAACCTGTTCCTGTGTGAACAGGCCCAGGCCGATCATCTCTTTTTCCATCAGCTTATGGGTTTCCTTGTTCACATAATCAGGGCTGTTACCCGGTACAAAGAATGCAGTGGCCGTTTTCATCACCCGCAGTACGGCTTCATAGCATTGCCGCTGCCGGGGGGTGAATTTTCCGTTCACCGGGATGGTGCGGGTGCAATCGGCAATGTAATTGGCGTATTCGGCACCGAAATCCATCAGCAGCAGGTCGCCGTCGGAGCATTCGGCATCGTTATCGTGATAATGCAGGACGAGGCCATTGCGTCCGGCTCCGATGATCGGTTGATAGGCGTGCCCGCTGGACCCGTTCCTGATAAATTCATGGGTCATTTCCGCCTCCACTTCATATTCCATCACTCCTGGCCTGACGAACCGCAGAACCCGGAGAAAGGCCTGGCCGGTAAGGTCACAGGCCTTTTGGATCAGGTCGATCTCTTGCGGTTCTTTGACCAGCCGCAATTCGGTCATCGGGGGAGCGAGCCGTTCATACCGGTGCGCGGGAAACAAGTCGCGGATCTTCTGTGCGAAGCGCAGATCGCGCAGGGGAACCTCATTGGTCAGTTTGATGTATTCATTCTGGTTTAGATAGACAACATCGGCCGAGGCCATCAGGTCTCGGAATGTGATCTCAAAATCCTCAAGCCACAGAACGGTTTCTATGCCGGAAACCTCCCTGACCTCCTGACGGGTGTATTTATGTCCGGCCCATGTGGCGATCTGGTCATCCGTTTTTATCGTGAACACGATCTCCCTGAATTTTTCATTGGGATGGTCAGGGCAAATGGTCAGAATGCATTTCTCCTGGTCAAGACCGGTGAGATAAAAAATGTCGGAATTCTGCCGGAACGGGAAAAACTGATCCCCCGAACGCAACAGTTCATCATTGGAATGAATGACCGCCAGGGCGTTTTTGGGCAACATTCCCCTGAGCTTATGCCGGTTTCGGATGAATAATGCGGGGTCAATTCGTTTATAACGCATGAAACATGTTTAAAGGATGAACTGTTTATTTATACTCGTTAAAAATAAATACCGTACAATTGTTATTCAAATAACATATCCTAATTTTGTCCACATCCACGTACAAAAGAACTAATTTTTTTTCATTCAGGTTACCACTCACGTATTTTTTGACACTAAAATCCCGGGGAAATGATCAAGCAGTCGTCACTTACAAAGAAATACATTATGGCCTTTGCGGGGATATTCCTTGCGCTTTTCCTGCTGGTGCATTTGGGCATTAATTTATTTATTCTGCCCATCGCCGAAAATCATCAGGAGGTCTACGAAAATGCCGTTCATTTTATGACCTCTAATCCCCTGGTGCGGATTTTTGAGGTCGTCTTGTTTGCCACCTTTCTTATCCACATTGTTTACGGAACGATCCTGCAGATCCAGAACTGGAGGGCCAGACCCCAGAGGTACAGAAGGGAAGGATGGGCTCACACCTCTTTTTTCTCAAAATTCATGATCCACACGGGCATCATCATTTTTATTTTCCTGGTGATCCATTTTATCAATTTTTACTTTGTCAAACTTGGGATCACTTCTCCTCCCCGGGGACAGGCGCCGGTAATGGGCGAGGAGGATTTCTATCCCATGGCGGTCAACCTGTTTTCTAATGCGCCTTATGCCATTCTTTACATTGTTCTGCTCATCCTGCTGGGATTTCATCTGAACCATGCGTTCCAGTCGGCCTTTCAGTCGCTGGGATTGAATCACAGCAAGTATACGCCCGTCATCCGGTGGATCGGGACGTTGTATTCCATCATTGTTCCACTGGGATTTATCTGTATTCCGCTTTATTTTCTTGTATTTTGAATGAATGATGAATATTCGTTTAGAGGTAAAGGTTAAGATGCCGGTTTGGTTTAGGGGTAAAGATCAGAGTAAAAGCCTCCAGACCTCACCTCTA from Bacteroidales bacterium harbors:
- a CDS encoding aminopeptidase P N-terminal domain-containing protein; this encodes MRYKRIDPALFIRNRHKLRGMLPKNALAVIHSNDELLRSGDQFFPFRQNSDIFYLTGLDQEKCILTICPDHPNEKFREIVFTIKTDDQIATWAGHKYTRQEVREVSGIETVLWLEDFEITFRDLMASADVVYLNQNEYIKLTNEVPLRDLRFAQKIRDLFPAHRYERLAPPMTELRLVKEPQEIDLIQKACDLTGQAFLRVLRFVRPGVMEYEVEAEMTHEFIRNGSSGHAYQPIIGAGRNGLVLHYHDNDAECSDGDLLLMDFGAEYANYIADCTRTIPVNGKFTPRQRQCYEAVLRVMKTATAFFVPGNSPDYVNKETHKLMEKEMIGLGLFTQEQVDRQDPDKPLSFKFLMHGVSHPIGLDVHDVGSKYTPFKKGMVLTLEPGLYIPEEGIGIRIEDDILVDDVPLNLMAGIPREPEEIEALMKRL
- a CDS encoding succinate dehydrogenase cytochrome b subunit, with translation MIKQSSLTKKYIMAFAGIFLALFLLVHLGINLFILPIAENHQEVYENAVHFMTSNPLVRIFEVVLFATFLIHIVYGTILQIQNWRARPQRYRREGWAHTSFFSKFMIHTGIIIFIFLVIHFINFYFVKLGITSPPRGQAPVMGEEDFYPMAVNLFSNAPYAILYIVLLILLGFHLNHAFQSAFQSLGLNHSKYTPVIRWIGTLYSIIVPLGFICIPLYFLVF